A part of Acipenser ruthenus chromosome 12, fAciRut3.2 maternal haplotype, whole genome shotgun sequence genomic DNA contains:
- the LOC117416807 gene encoding run domain Beclin-1-interacting and cysteine-rich domain-containing protein-like isoform X1 yields the protein MSGFTKKTSTDCLQLGFPLAPGDMDAMTEESETRRREHWKLLGSLKTTVEGLLSTNNPNVWSKYGGLERLCKDMNNILSHGLLHDEVYCKQKDYWRFVWCVRYVSPQLAPHVDQFMNLEERSPRPGLQPSEWHKAERWLHHSLQFHCLSAQLRPLLHQRSYTRKFYTDCAFLQSDPHVTAMFQCLEAVEQNNPKLLAQIDTTMLARKKESPVLLMKSQSLLALPGSVGILPHNGVQCRYTTSYNSQRAGQWSPLPSTVDGQFGSHMQRSGAAQSWLCADRGISPLPPGLPSVSVTEPTTPAGSVPATYAPEDCPEDPCGELDDGPEYLAIGNLGRRRRASHSSTGSNGSGKGDTPAVTAPSSLRSALLSLPPRRSSFSEGQGAERPGRVRKSHARSHSDTGVTQARAPGGHRDITIIIEDPMAESLPEVPSVMEYGAFSTHSSEVSTPSSLYMESEGSQVSSVSDSMFRRPSEGQSLISYLSEQDFGSCADLEKENAHFSISESLIAAIELMKCNLLKRGGLGSEGEGEEENDREILELKQKIRLRRQQIRTSRLQPPPTHSHSTFTTTDSGGSQHSSQESLLRSDSSSIDEVEEYELKDGNDGSNLILMSKSGLSLSMASLFSDADIKRSLTCCSGKSLLSSEFISPSYLQSNSAESVAMGLLRQFEGMQLPAASELDWLVPEHEAPQKLLPIPDSLPISPDDGEHADIYKLRIRVRGNLEWAPPRPQIIFNIHPAPKRKVVVAKQNYRCAGCGIRTDPDYIKRLRYCEYLGKYFCQCCHENSQSVVPSRVLRKWDFSKYYLSNFSRDLLAKIWGDPLFNVQDINSALYRKVKALEQVRLLRMQLVHMKNMFKTCRLARELLEQFDREPGHLTEDLHLYSLSDLSAVRKGELSPRLRELVRLGAAHVHSCVLCQAKGFICEFCGNGKDILFPFELNKCRRCEECKACYHKNCFRLEDCPRCSRLAARREQLARQNMEQYEEEGESEGNEGNEGNEERGGGSDRDRGGSEERD from the exons ATGAGCGGTTTCACAAAGAAGACGAGCACGGATTGTTTGCAGCTGGGTTTCCCTCTTGCACCGGGAGACATGGATGCAATGACGGAGGAGAGCGAGACCAGGAg GAGGGAGCACTGGAAGCTGCTGGGCAGTCTGAAGACCACCGTGGAGGGGCTGCTGTCCACCAACAACCCCAACGTGTGGTCTAAGTACGGGGGTCTGGAGCGGCTGTGCAAGGACATGAACAACATCCTGAGCCACGGACTGCTGCACGACGAG GTTTACTGCAAGCAGAAGGATTACTGGCGCTTTGTGTGGTGCGTCCGCTACGTCAGCCCGCAGCTGGCACCGCATGTCGACCAG TTCATGAACCTGGAGGAGAGGAGCCCGAGGCCTGGCCTGCAGCCCAGCGAGTGGCACAAGGCAGAGCGCTGGCTTCACCACAGCCTGCAGTTCCACTGCCTGTCTGCACAGCTGCGGCCCCTGCTGCACCAGCGCAGCTACACTCGCAAATTCTACACAG ACTGTGCGTTCCTCCAGAGTGACCCCCACGTGACGGCCATGTTCCAGTGTCTGGAGGCTGTGGAGCAGAACAACCCCAAGCTGCTGGCTCAGATCGACACGACCATG CTGGCCCGCAAGAAGGAGTCCCCTGTGCTGCTGATGAAGAGTCAGAGTCTGCTGGCCTTGCCGGGGTCTGTGGGCATCCTCCCCCACAACGGGGTGCAGTGCAGATACACCACCTCCTACAACAGCCAGCGAGCAGGACAGTGGAGCCCCCTGCCTAGCACag TAGACGGTCAGTTTGGGAGCCACATGCAGCGCTCCGGTGCAGCCCAGTCTTGGCTCTGTGCAGACAGAGGAATCAGTCCACTGCCCCCCGGATTGCCCAGCGTCTCTGTCACTGAGCCCACCACTCCAGCAGGCAGCGTCCCGGCCACCTACGCCCCCGAGGACTGTCCCGAGGACCCCTGCGGAGAGCTCGATGACGGGCCGGAGTACCTGGCCATCGGGAACCTGGGTCGGCGCCGCCGTGCCTCCCACAGCAGCACTGGGAGCAATGGGAGCGGGAAGGGAGATACTCCGGCTGTAACCGCACCCTCATCCCTGAGGTCCGCCCTCCTCAGCCTGCCCCCCCGGCGCTCCAGCTTCTCTGAGGGACAGGGGGCGGAGAGACCGGGCAGGGTAAGGAAGAGCCACGCCCGCTCACACTCCGACACAGGAGTCACACAGGCGCGGGCACCAG GAGGACACCGGGACATCACTATTATAATTGAGGACCCCATGGCAG AGTCTCTCCCCGAGGTGCCCAGTGTGATGGAGTATGGTGCCTTCTCCACGCACAGCAGCGAGGTCAGCACGCCCAGCTCCCTCTACATGGAGTCCG AGGGCTCCCAGGTCAGCAGTGTGTCGGACAGCATGTTCCGCAGGCCCTCGGAGGGACAGTCTCTCATCAGCTACCTCTCTGAGCAGGACTTTGGCAGCTGTGCTGATCTGGAGAAG GAGAACGCTCACTTCAGTATCTCAGAGTCTCTGATCGCAGCGATTGAACTGATGAAGTGTAACCTGCTGAAGCGCGGGGGGCTGGGctctgagggggagggggaggaggagaacgACCGTGAGATCCTGGAGCTCAAACAGAAGATCCGGCTCCGCAGGCAACAGATCCGCACCAGCCGTCTGCAGCCTCCCCCGACGCACTCCCACAGCA CTTTCACCACCACTGACAGCGGCGGTTCCCAGCACAGCTCCCAGGAGTCCCTGCTTCGCTCAGACTCCAGTTCCATTGACGAGGTGGAGGAGTATGAGCTCaaag ATGGTAATGATGGATCTAACCTGATTCTAATGTCCAAGAGCGGACTGTCTTTATCCATGGCTTCGTTGTTCTCAG ACGCTGATATTAAGAGGAGCCTGACCTGCTGCAGTGGCAAGTCCTTGCTCAGCTCGGAGTTCAT CTCTCCCTCCTACCTGCAGTCAAACTCTGCCGAGTCGGTGGCGATGGGGTTGCTGCGGCAGTTTGAGGGGATGCAGCTCCCTGCCGCCTCTGAGCTGGACTGGCTGGTCCCCGAGCACGAAGCCCCTCAGAAG CTGCTGCCGATCCCGGACTCGCTGCCGATCTCCCCGGATGACGGCGAGCACGCGGATATCTACAAGCTGCGGATCCGTGTTCGAGGAAATCTGGAGTGGGCTCCTCCTCGACCACAGATCATCTTCAACATCCACCCCGCGCccaa GAGGAAGGTAGTGGTGGCCAAGCAGAACTACCGCTGTGCAGGCTGTGGGATCCGCACAGACCCAG ATTACATCAAGCGTCTGCGCTACTGCGAGTACCTTGGGAAGTACTTCTGCCAGTGCTGCCACGAGAACTCTCAATCCGTGGTGCCCAGCCGCGTCCTGCGCAAGTGGGACTTCAGCAAGTACTACCTGAGCAACTTCTCCAGAGACCTGCTGGCCAAGATCTGGGGTGACCCCCTCTTCAATGTGCAGGACATCAACAGCGCCCTCTACAGGAAGGTCAAGGCGCTGGAGCAAGTGCGG CTCCTGAGAATGCAGCTGGTCCACATGAAGAACATGTTCAAGACCTGCCGGCTAGCTAGGGA GTTGCTGGAACAGTTTGACCGGGAGCCGGGTCACCTGACTGAGGACCTGCACCTGTACTCTCTGAGTGACCTGAGCGCCGTGCGCAAGGGGGAGCTGTCCCCCCGCCTGCGAGAACTGGTGCGCCTGGGGGCCGCGCACGTGCACAGCTGCGTG CTGTGCCAGGCAAAGGGCTTTATCTGCGAGTTCTGTGGGAATGGCAAGGACATCCTGTTCCCTTTCGAGCTCAATAAGTGCCGGCGCTGCGAAG AGTGCAAGGCCTGCTATCACAAGAACTGCTTCCGCTTGGAGGACTGTCCGAGGTGCAGCCGCCTCGCTGCACGTCGTGAGCAGCTGGCCAGACAGAATATGGAGCAGtatgaggaggagggggagagcgAGGGGAATGAGGGGAATGAGGGCAACGAGGAGCGGGGAGGGGGCTCAGACAGGGACAGGGGGGGCAGTGAAGAGAGAGACTGA
- the LOC117416807 gene encoding run domain Beclin-1-interacting and cysteine-rich domain-containing protein-like isoform X2 produces MSGFTKKTSTDCLQLGFPLAPGDMDAMTEESETRRREHWKLLGSLKTTVEGLLSTNNPNVWSKYGGLERLCKDMNNILSHGLLHDEVYCKQKDYWRFVWCVRYVSPQLAPHVDQFMNLEERSPRPGLQPSEWHKAERWLHHSLQFHCLSAQLRPLLHQRSYTRKFYTDCAFLQSDPHVTAMFQCLEAVEQNNPKLLAQIDTTMLARKKESPVLLMKSQSLLALPGSVGILPHNGVQCRYTTSYNSQRAGQWSPLPSTVDGQFGSHMQRSGAAQSWLCADRGISPLPPGLPSVSVTEPTTPAGSVPATYAPEDCPEDPCGELDDGPEYLAIGNLGRRRRASHSSTGSNGSGKGDTPAVTAPSSLRSALLSLPPRRSSFSEGQGAERPGRVRKSHARSHSDTGVTQARAPESLPEVPSVMEYGAFSTHSSEVSTPSSLYMESEGSQVSSVSDSMFRRPSEGQSLISYLSEQDFGSCADLEKENAHFSISESLIAAIELMKCNLLKRGGLGSEGEGEEENDREILELKQKIRLRRQQIRTSRLQPPPTHSHSTFTTTDSGGSQHSSQESLLRSDSSSIDEVEEYELKDGNDGSNLILMSKSGLSLSMASLFSDADIKRSLTCCSGKSLLSSEFISPSYLQSNSAESVAMGLLRQFEGMQLPAASELDWLVPEHEAPQKLLPIPDSLPISPDDGEHADIYKLRIRVRGNLEWAPPRPQIIFNIHPAPKRKVVVAKQNYRCAGCGIRTDPDYIKRLRYCEYLGKYFCQCCHENSQSVVPSRVLRKWDFSKYYLSNFSRDLLAKIWGDPLFNVQDINSALYRKVKALEQVRLLRMQLVHMKNMFKTCRLARELLEQFDREPGHLTEDLHLYSLSDLSAVRKGELSPRLRELVRLGAAHVHSCVLCQAKGFICEFCGNGKDILFPFELNKCRRCEECKACYHKNCFRLEDCPRCSRLAARREQLARQNMEQYEEEGESEGNEGNEGNEERGGGSDRDRGGSEERD; encoded by the exons ATGAGCGGTTTCACAAAGAAGACGAGCACGGATTGTTTGCAGCTGGGTTTCCCTCTTGCACCGGGAGACATGGATGCAATGACGGAGGAGAGCGAGACCAGGAg GAGGGAGCACTGGAAGCTGCTGGGCAGTCTGAAGACCACCGTGGAGGGGCTGCTGTCCACCAACAACCCCAACGTGTGGTCTAAGTACGGGGGTCTGGAGCGGCTGTGCAAGGACATGAACAACATCCTGAGCCACGGACTGCTGCACGACGAG GTTTACTGCAAGCAGAAGGATTACTGGCGCTTTGTGTGGTGCGTCCGCTACGTCAGCCCGCAGCTGGCACCGCATGTCGACCAG TTCATGAACCTGGAGGAGAGGAGCCCGAGGCCTGGCCTGCAGCCCAGCGAGTGGCACAAGGCAGAGCGCTGGCTTCACCACAGCCTGCAGTTCCACTGCCTGTCTGCACAGCTGCGGCCCCTGCTGCACCAGCGCAGCTACACTCGCAAATTCTACACAG ACTGTGCGTTCCTCCAGAGTGACCCCCACGTGACGGCCATGTTCCAGTGTCTGGAGGCTGTGGAGCAGAACAACCCCAAGCTGCTGGCTCAGATCGACACGACCATG CTGGCCCGCAAGAAGGAGTCCCCTGTGCTGCTGATGAAGAGTCAGAGTCTGCTGGCCTTGCCGGGGTCTGTGGGCATCCTCCCCCACAACGGGGTGCAGTGCAGATACACCACCTCCTACAACAGCCAGCGAGCAGGACAGTGGAGCCCCCTGCCTAGCACag TAGACGGTCAGTTTGGGAGCCACATGCAGCGCTCCGGTGCAGCCCAGTCTTGGCTCTGTGCAGACAGAGGAATCAGTCCACTGCCCCCCGGATTGCCCAGCGTCTCTGTCACTGAGCCCACCACTCCAGCAGGCAGCGTCCCGGCCACCTACGCCCCCGAGGACTGTCCCGAGGACCCCTGCGGAGAGCTCGATGACGGGCCGGAGTACCTGGCCATCGGGAACCTGGGTCGGCGCCGCCGTGCCTCCCACAGCAGCACTGGGAGCAATGGGAGCGGGAAGGGAGATACTCCGGCTGTAACCGCACCCTCATCCCTGAGGTCCGCCCTCCTCAGCCTGCCCCCCCGGCGCTCCAGCTTCTCTGAGGGACAGGGGGCGGAGAGACCGGGCAGGGTAAGGAAGAGCCACGCCCGCTCACACTCCGACACAGGAGTCACACAGGCGCGGGCACCAG AGTCTCTCCCCGAGGTGCCCAGTGTGATGGAGTATGGTGCCTTCTCCACGCACAGCAGCGAGGTCAGCACGCCCAGCTCCCTCTACATGGAGTCCG AGGGCTCCCAGGTCAGCAGTGTGTCGGACAGCATGTTCCGCAGGCCCTCGGAGGGACAGTCTCTCATCAGCTACCTCTCTGAGCAGGACTTTGGCAGCTGTGCTGATCTGGAGAAG GAGAACGCTCACTTCAGTATCTCAGAGTCTCTGATCGCAGCGATTGAACTGATGAAGTGTAACCTGCTGAAGCGCGGGGGGCTGGGctctgagggggagggggaggaggagaacgACCGTGAGATCCTGGAGCTCAAACAGAAGATCCGGCTCCGCAGGCAACAGATCCGCACCAGCCGTCTGCAGCCTCCCCCGACGCACTCCCACAGCA CTTTCACCACCACTGACAGCGGCGGTTCCCAGCACAGCTCCCAGGAGTCCCTGCTTCGCTCAGACTCCAGTTCCATTGACGAGGTGGAGGAGTATGAGCTCaaag ATGGTAATGATGGATCTAACCTGATTCTAATGTCCAAGAGCGGACTGTCTTTATCCATGGCTTCGTTGTTCTCAG ACGCTGATATTAAGAGGAGCCTGACCTGCTGCAGTGGCAAGTCCTTGCTCAGCTCGGAGTTCAT CTCTCCCTCCTACCTGCAGTCAAACTCTGCCGAGTCGGTGGCGATGGGGTTGCTGCGGCAGTTTGAGGGGATGCAGCTCCCTGCCGCCTCTGAGCTGGACTGGCTGGTCCCCGAGCACGAAGCCCCTCAGAAG CTGCTGCCGATCCCGGACTCGCTGCCGATCTCCCCGGATGACGGCGAGCACGCGGATATCTACAAGCTGCGGATCCGTGTTCGAGGAAATCTGGAGTGGGCTCCTCCTCGACCACAGATCATCTTCAACATCCACCCCGCGCccaa GAGGAAGGTAGTGGTGGCCAAGCAGAACTACCGCTGTGCAGGCTGTGGGATCCGCACAGACCCAG ATTACATCAAGCGTCTGCGCTACTGCGAGTACCTTGGGAAGTACTTCTGCCAGTGCTGCCACGAGAACTCTCAATCCGTGGTGCCCAGCCGCGTCCTGCGCAAGTGGGACTTCAGCAAGTACTACCTGAGCAACTTCTCCAGAGACCTGCTGGCCAAGATCTGGGGTGACCCCCTCTTCAATGTGCAGGACATCAACAGCGCCCTCTACAGGAAGGTCAAGGCGCTGGAGCAAGTGCGG CTCCTGAGAATGCAGCTGGTCCACATGAAGAACATGTTCAAGACCTGCCGGCTAGCTAGGGA GTTGCTGGAACAGTTTGACCGGGAGCCGGGTCACCTGACTGAGGACCTGCACCTGTACTCTCTGAGTGACCTGAGCGCCGTGCGCAAGGGGGAGCTGTCCCCCCGCCTGCGAGAACTGGTGCGCCTGGGGGCCGCGCACGTGCACAGCTGCGTG CTGTGCCAGGCAAAGGGCTTTATCTGCGAGTTCTGTGGGAATGGCAAGGACATCCTGTTCCCTTTCGAGCTCAATAAGTGCCGGCGCTGCGAAG AGTGCAAGGCCTGCTATCACAAGAACTGCTTCCGCTTGGAGGACTGTCCGAGGTGCAGCCGCCTCGCTGCACGTCGTGAGCAGCTGGCCAGACAGAATATGGAGCAGtatgaggaggagggggagagcgAGGGGAATGAGGGGAATGAGGGCAACGAGGAGCGGGGAGGGGGCTCAGACAGGGACAGGGGGGGCAGTGAAGAGAGAGACTGA
- the LOC117416807 gene encoding run domain Beclin-1-interacting and cysteine-rich domain-containing protein-like isoform X3 — protein MSGFTKKTSTDCLQLGFPLAPGDMDAMTEESETRRREHWKLLGSLKTTVEGLLSTNNPNVWSKYGGLERLCKDMNNILSHGLLHDEVYCKQKDYWRFVWCVRYVSPQLAPHVDQFMNLEERSPRPGLQPSEWHKAERWLHHSLQFHCLSAQLRPLLHQRSYTRKFYTDCAFLQSDPHVTAMFQCLEAVEQNNPKLLAQIDTTMLARKKESPVLLMKSQSLLALPGSVGILPHNGVQCRYTTSYNSQRAGQWSPLPSTVDGQFGSHMQRSGAAQSWLCADRGISPLPPGLPSVSVTEPTTPAGSVPATYAPEDCPEDPCGELDDGPEYLAIGNLGRRRRASHSSTGSNGSGKGDTPAVTAPSSLRSALLSLPPRRSSFSEGQGAERPGRVRKSHARSHSDTGVTQARAPGGHRDITIIIEDPMAESLPEVPSVMEYGAFSTHSSEVSTPSSLYMESEGSQVSSVSDSMFRRPSEGQSLISYLSEQDFGSCADLEKENAHFSISESLIAAIELMKCNLLKRGGLGSEGEGEEENDREILELKQKIRLRRQQIRTSRLQPPPTHSHSTFTTTDSGGSQHSSQESLLRSDSSSIDEVEEYELKDADIKRSLTCCSGKSLLSSEFISPSYLQSNSAESVAMGLLRQFEGMQLPAASELDWLVPEHEAPQKLLPIPDSLPISPDDGEHADIYKLRIRVRGNLEWAPPRPQIIFNIHPAPKRKVVVAKQNYRCAGCGIRTDPDYIKRLRYCEYLGKYFCQCCHENSQSVVPSRVLRKWDFSKYYLSNFSRDLLAKIWGDPLFNVQDINSALYRKVKALEQVRLLRMQLVHMKNMFKTCRLARELLEQFDREPGHLTEDLHLYSLSDLSAVRKGELSPRLRELVRLGAAHVHSCVLCQAKGFICEFCGNGKDILFPFELNKCRRCEECKACYHKNCFRLEDCPRCSRLAARREQLARQNMEQYEEEGESEGNEGNEGNEERGGGSDRDRGGSEERD, from the exons ATGAGCGGTTTCACAAAGAAGACGAGCACGGATTGTTTGCAGCTGGGTTTCCCTCTTGCACCGGGAGACATGGATGCAATGACGGAGGAGAGCGAGACCAGGAg GAGGGAGCACTGGAAGCTGCTGGGCAGTCTGAAGACCACCGTGGAGGGGCTGCTGTCCACCAACAACCCCAACGTGTGGTCTAAGTACGGGGGTCTGGAGCGGCTGTGCAAGGACATGAACAACATCCTGAGCCACGGACTGCTGCACGACGAG GTTTACTGCAAGCAGAAGGATTACTGGCGCTTTGTGTGGTGCGTCCGCTACGTCAGCCCGCAGCTGGCACCGCATGTCGACCAG TTCATGAACCTGGAGGAGAGGAGCCCGAGGCCTGGCCTGCAGCCCAGCGAGTGGCACAAGGCAGAGCGCTGGCTTCACCACAGCCTGCAGTTCCACTGCCTGTCTGCACAGCTGCGGCCCCTGCTGCACCAGCGCAGCTACACTCGCAAATTCTACACAG ACTGTGCGTTCCTCCAGAGTGACCCCCACGTGACGGCCATGTTCCAGTGTCTGGAGGCTGTGGAGCAGAACAACCCCAAGCTGCTGGCTCAGATCGACACGACCATG CTGGCCCGCAAGAAGGAGTCCCCTGTGCTGCTGATGAAGAGTCAGAGTCTGCTGGCCTTGCCGGGGTCTGTGGGCATCCTCCCCCACAACGGGGTGCAGTGCAGATACACCACCTCCTACAACAGCCAGCGAGCAGGACAGTGGAGCCCCCTGCCTAGCACag TAGACGGTCAGTTTGGGAGCCACATGCAGCGCTCCGGTGCAGCCCAGTCTTGGCTCTGTGCAGACAGAGGAATCAGTCCACTGCCCCCCGGATTGCCCAGCGTCTCTGTCACTGAGCCCACCACTCCAGCAGGCAGCGTCCCGGCCACCTACGCCCCCGAGGACTGTCCCGAGGACCCCTGCGGAGAGCTCGATGACGGGCCGGAGTACCTGGCCATCGGGAACCTGGGTCGGCGCCGCCGTGCCTCCCACAGCAGCACTGGGAGCAATGGGAGCGGGAAGGGAGATACTCCGGCTGTAACCGCACCCTCATCCCTGAGGTCCGCCCTCCTCAGCCTGCCCCCCCGGCGCTCCAGCTTCTCTGAGGGACAGGGGGCGGAGAGACCGGGCAGGGTAAGGAAGAGCCACGCCCGCTCACACTCCGACACAGGAGTCACACAGGCGCGGGCACCAG GAGGACACCGGGACATCACTATTATAATTGAGGACCCCATGGCAG AGTCTCTCCCCGAGGTGCCCAGTGTGATGGAGTATGGTGCCTTCTCCACGCACAGCAGCGAGGTCAGCACGCCCAGCTCCCTCTACATGGAGTCCG AGGGCTCCCAGGTCAGCAGTGTGTCGGACAGCATGTTCCGCAGGCCCTCGGAGGGACAGTCTCTCATCAGCTACCTCTCTGAGCAGGACTTTGGCAGCTGTGCTGATCTGGAGAAG GAGAACGCTCACTTCAGTATCTCAGAGTCTCTGATCGCAGCGATTGAACTGATGAAGTGTAACCTGCTGAAGCGCGGGGGGCTGGGctctgagggggagggggaggaggagaacgACCGTGAGATCCTGGAGCTCAAACAGAAGATCCGGCTCCGCAGGCAACAGATCCGCACCAGCCGTCTGCAGCCTCCCCCGACGCACTCCCACAGCA CTTTCACCACCACTGACAGCGGCGGTTCCCAGCACAGCTCCCAGGAGTCCCTGCTTCGCTCAGACTCCAGTTCCATTGACGAGGTGGAGGAGTATGAGCTCaaag ACGCTGATATTAAGAGGAGCCTGACCTGCTGCAGTGGCAAGTCCTTGCTCAGCTCGGAGTTCAT CTCTCCCTCCTACCTGCAGTCAAACTCTGCCGAGTCGGTGGCGATGGGGTTGCTGCGGCAGTTTGAGGGGATGCAGCTCCCTGCCGCCTCTGAGCTGGACTGGCTGGTCCCCGAGCACGAAGCCCCTCAGAAG CTGCTGCCGATCCCGGACTCGCTGCCGATCTCCCCGGATGACGGCGAGCACGCGGATATCTACAAGCTGCGGATCCGTGTTCGAGGAAATCTGGAGTGGGCTCCTCCTCGACCACAGATCATCTTCAACATCCACCCCGCGCccaa GAGGAAGGTAGTGGTGGCCAAGCAGAACTACCGCTGTGCAGGCTGTGGGATCCGCACAGACCCAG ATTACATCAAGCGTCTGCGCTACTGCGAGTACCTTGGGAAGTACTTCTGCCAGTGCTGCCACGAGAACTCTCAATCCGTGGTGCCCAGCCGCGTCCTGCGCAAGTGGGACTTCAGCAAGTACTACCTGAGCAACTTCTCCAGAGACCTGCTGGCCAAGATCTGGGGTGACCCCCTCTTCAATGTGCAGGACATCAACAGCGCCCTCTACAGGAAGGTCAAGGCGCTGGAGCAAGTGCGG CTCCTGAGAATGCAGCTGGTCCACATGAAGAACATGTTCAAGACCTGCCGGCTAGCTAGGGA GTTGCTGGAACAGTTTGACCGGGAGCCGGGTCACCTGACTGAGGACCTGCACCTGTACTCTCTGAGTGACCTGAGCGCCGTGCGCAAGGGGGAGCTGTCCCCCCGCCTGCGAGAACTGGTGCGCCTGGGGGCCGCGCACGTGCACAGCTGCGTG CTGTGCCAGGCAAAGGGCTTTATCTGCGAGTTCTGTGGGAATGGCAAGGACATCCTGTTCCCTTTCGAGCTCAATAAGTGCCGGCGCTGCGAAG AGTGCAAGGCCTGCTATCACAAGAACTGCTTCCGCTTGGAGGACTGTCCGAGGTGCAGCCGCCTCGCTGCACGTCGTGAGCAGCTGGCCAGACAGAATATGGAGCAGtatgaggaggagggggagagcgAGGGGAATGAGGGGAATGAGGGCAACGAGGAGCGGGGAGGGGGCTCAGACAGGGACAGGGGGGGCAGTGAAGAGAGAGACTGA